TGTAGTGAATTAAAGGATTCAAATAATGCAATTTTTTTCTGGCCATACTGGCAATCAATGCTCTCTGCAAACCTCTAAAGTTTTGGAAGCTTAATATCAGATTTCTGTGGGTGAAAGAAGAGATCACAGAGAAGATGAAAGCATTTTATATTAATGAGAATCTACAATGTTTACATTgtaggtgtcttagtcactgttctattgctgtggagaaacaccatgaccagacaaaatcccagcagaaTTAATTGTAAAAAGTAGTCCCATGATTAAAAAATGTGTATAAACAGGCAAAGGAACCCAATAATACAACTTTTAAAGAGTTGGGGGTTCACAGCATCTGAGTTCTTAGGCTTAAGGTAGTGTAGCTCAAATGCAAATTCAGAGGTCAGTACAACACACCGAAGCAAGCATACTGTGTGTGCAGGGTGAGCTGAGTCTTTCTCAAAGGTGCCGTGGCAGTTGTCAAGCCAACTGTTAGCACCAACAGATGGCGCTAAACTGAGTGGCAATCTATGTGCTGTAACAATCATAGATCATATGCATGCCTGTGTCACATGTAATACttaatgccaagtaatcacagATACAAATATAAAACCAACAACTGAAAACttacagaagaaaatgaagtctTGATGAGCATGTGCTGTGGACAGATTTCTCAGATACAACATAAAAATCACAATCCATGAAATAAGCTATATTTCATTACAATTAAAATTTATGCTCTTTAAAACAAtgttagaggggctggagagatggctcaggcatCAAGAGCGCAGACAGACTGCTCTCGCAAAGGACCCggggttgaattcccagcacccacatggcagctcacaactgtctgtaactcccaagatgtgacacagacatacatgcaagcaaacactaatatacataaagataaaaatataacaaaaaaaccaatattaGAATGAACAAAGAAGGCAtgggctggggaaaaaaaatgccCAAGACATTCCATTTCTGGTAAAGGATTTGCAAAATCAGGGGGAACAAACACCAGGTACAGAAGTCCTGGCAATGCTGTGGAGGACCCACACTGCTGACCCACAATGCCATAGCCATGCTGAAACACACTTTGGCCAGTTAGTATTACATATTTAGTGAAGTAGAAATGTATGTTCATTCAAAACCATGAATGTTTACAGTAACTTCATTCCAACTTATCAAAAAGTTCAAATCAACCAAAATGTCCTCGATCTCATTAATGGATAAACAAAGCTCACATTTTAGTGACTTActctaataaaacaaacaaacaaaaaacaaaaaccacagcactcaggaagttgAGGTAGAATGTTAAGTTTGagaccaggccagtctggtctttgTGGCAATGCCCTGCATCAAACCCCACCAATTAACAAATCAAGCCAGAAGTACTGATAAACTCAATAGCATCCCTGAACTCAGTGCATTCATGCATATGTGAAATGCTCTTGGGTTAGCTGTCTACTTAACACAGCATTCCAGAGAAAACTAGGGACGGGAAACCCAGTGAACACTTGGGCTTCACAGAAGTGGGAAATTTGGGGAAAAGGAAATTCATTATATTTTTGTTAAGGTTATGTAGCACCCAAGATTGTCCTCTGTCCACATAACACTTGCATGTAGAAACACACACTATTAAGATTTGATGGAAAAAGAGTCTCAATAGATGACAACTGAAACCAAGGGGAACTCTCACAAAGCAAGCAGTACGGATCTATAGCCAGCCTAATAAGCAGTCCAGAACCAGGAGAAAAGGAACTTATCAAAGGTCACAGACAGTCCTCACCGTGCTCCTGTAAGAGCACATTCAGTGGAGAGAACAACTGCTATACAGCTGTTTATAATATTAAGCAACTAGGAAGAAATAATAACCAGTGTGGGATCAGCCATGACAGATGTATTCTGAAATACCATATAGACATTAAAGAGATGAGGCAGAGCCACATATGCTGATGCAGCAACTTTAAGCAAAGTCCCAACTCCTAGACATAGTCCCATAATatattgtcttaaaaaaaacaaaaacaaaaacaaaaaaaaacctcactaaTGCATAGTTCTAAGAATAagaaaagccctagaaaaaaggcagaggacacacacaaaccagccagATACTTACAGTGGAGCAATAGCACGAGGTATCCCTGGTAAGCAGCAGCAAGTGTGGGGTGGGCTGGTGTCGTGGCTTAGGACCAGCATGGTAGGAGGAGGAagacacaataaataataaagaggCTAGGTATAATATATTCCTAAGGGAATTCCAGGCTGAGCCCATGAGGGTCAAGAGGGTTAAGGTACCTGCCTCACACACTGGTGCCCTCAGTTAACTATCTGGAGCCTATGTAAAGAGGAGAGAACTCCATCTGCCCTCAACATGTACAACTTGGCATACCCGCCCCAGCCCCCACAAAGTGAAGATTAGAATATCTGAACTGTGAGAACATATCCATATCATGTAAATGAATCGTGTAGGAAATATATGCACCATATGTACATAATAGTTAGCTACAAAATGTACTTTATAAGTGTGCTGTGTGTTATGATATTTATATGTACACTGAAGAGAAACAATTTATAATTTATGCAGCATTTAATCAACTACTGTGGTTAGTGAGCCAGTTAAGGAAAACTCAGATAGCAATGTGGGCTAGATTTCTTTCAGGAAGGCACGAGTGAGAAGAGAAAGGATGAAGGAAGCCTCTTTTAAGATTGTTACATTTTTGAAAATACATAcgtgggggctggcaagatggctcagcaggttaagagcactgactgctcttcagaagatcctgagttcaaatcccagcaactgcatggtggctcacaaccacctgtgatgagatctgacgccctcttctgatgcatctgaagacagctacagtggacttacGTATACTAAGAAGTAAATCTTCATACGTACACTGGCAAAGCCACTGATGATTGAACTGGAAACTTCAGAAGTTTATGTCAGAGTAAAGAACTTAACTGATGGGCTAGAGTGGGTTGGTAGTGTCTACCCAGCATGCCGGAGGCCCtggtttaatccccagaaccacaaaaagacaaaaataagaaatatgtCTAGGATATACTATTCTGTTGACTctaggtttcatgtagcccaggctagcctcaatttTGTTGtgtagttgaggatggccttaaacttgtaatccttctgcctccacctctggagtgctggtattccaggtgtgtgccaccatgcccgctgtgcagtgctgggaactgaatctatgGCTTTTTGCATACCATAGATTCCACCAATTTACAGTCTCATCCTTAGgatatgcattttaaaatctgTGGGATGAGAAGTGAGCAGAATTGTGGAAGCAGGGAAATGTGAGGATTCACTATGCCTGTTTACTCACTACTCTGAAATTCCTTAAACTATGAGTATTTTAATAGTCtcaatatccttttttttttttttcaagacagggtttctctgtgtagccctggctgtcctggaactccctctgtagaccaggctggccttgaactcactgatctgcttcccgagtgctgggattaaagctgtgcaccaccactgccccctcagtatctttttaaagtaagaaaaacgAATaaagagctgggcggtggtggcgcatgcctttaatcccagcgcttgggaggcagaggcaggcggatttcagagttccaggccagcctggtctacagcgtgagttccaggacagccaaggctacacagagaaaccctgtcttgaaaaaaaaaaaagacaaggcctTGCTATATAACTCCAGCTGAGCGGGGCCTCAATCTGTAGCGTGGCTGACTTTGAACCTACCgcaatcctcttgcttctgcctcccaagtagtgAACCCACAGGAGCAGTGAGCCACTGACCTTCCAAGTCATGCTGTTTGTTAGCTTGTGTGTGgaactgtggagatggctcaatgggtgagGGCACTTGTCACAAAATCCCATAGAGAAGTAAACACTGACTCCagggttgtcctctgatttcctcacgtgtgtgtacacatactgacctccatacatgcacacacaaaccctgacccacacacacactgacctccATTCTTGTTCACGTCTCAAAGTGGGTGTATGACTAGACATGCACAATTGTGATACCATAGAACTATTCTTTACAACATGCTGAACATGTGTATTATAGATATGTATCACAAGCGCCAAGAAagtttgttaaaaacaaaagtgCTCTGCCCGGCCCAGAGTCACCTGTCACCTGTCAGAACCTGCTCCGGGTTTTCTCTTTACAAAGGTGTTCAAATGCTTACATCTTAAATTTATGACTCTGTAACTTCCTACTGAGCATTTCCAGGTTTTTCTAACTCTGTTGTTCTCcccacagagactgagggaaatcAACAGTATGATACGGACAGGAGAGACTCCAACTAAAAAGAGAGGGATTCTCTTGGACGACGGAAGTGAATCACCTGCAAAAAGAATCTGCCCAGAGAATCACTCTGCTCTGTTACGTCGTCTCCAGGATGTGGCGAATGACCGAGGTTCACAGTGAGGTTAGTGTCCAGGAGGAAACTGTCTTCACATGAACTGGTTAGCAGGACTTAATGCATGCAGGACTACGGAACCTTGCTCCTGAATCCAGCAACTGATTAAAGGAGGGGATAAAAGGGAAGCGCTTCTGACTCAGTGTGGCAGCAAATGCCTGGTATCCCATCACCCAAGGGGTAGGGGACAAGAGGaccaggagtttaaggccaacctgagcaaTACAGCATGTCTGAGGGCAACTTGGACTACATGTAACCCTTACTCAAAAACAAAGAACCGGAAGGGATGTTTTGGTAAGAAATCAGACTTATCTCACTGTCCTTTGACTATTTTTCATCCCAGTTGCCTCTTCCTCTACTTAGTGCTTACCTTCAACACGGCTCAGAATCCAAACTTGGGGTTTTGAACTCTGGCAAACTTTTACAAGTACTGCAGGAAGCAAATCTTTAGAGGCTTTTGTAGGTAGGCCCCAGGAGAGGAACTGTATTTAACTTCATTTCCACTTGCATATGGTTAGGTCCAACCATGTGTTTTAGGATGAAAACCCAGAGACATTTACAAACAGAACAAGAGGGGCTGGCCCCGACCTGGAAGTGTCCAGGCCTTGGCCTAAAGCTCCTGATCCCTTGAGCACTCACTCTCCCTTCCCCAGTAGGTACTGTACAGTGTGAAAGCGTGCAATGTCTGAAGGAACCTGTGTAATTGGTGGCACTTTATGGCTGTAAGATGCATAGCATTGTGACCCAGGGTTTGCTGTATATTTATGATGGCACTTTCTATGGTGTGAACTTTGGTAGGTACAAGCCTTAGGCTAAACAGCTAATAATTTCTTTTAATGCTTTTCTTAAAAGACTGCTGATATAGCTACATGTTCTGGCCACATGTAAAAAACTTCCATTTGTGGTAGTGGCATTACATAGGGATCTTTTAGCTAAGTAAagatttttaagtcaagttgaaTTGAGAGTATTTGAAAAGTTTTGACCCCTTCCTTTTGGAAGTAGTTATCCCAAAGAAACTATCTTTGAGGGTATTCCTGGAAGTTAAAAAAATAGGTTGGAGAAGTGAGGTTTTTATTAGTACATAGTACCATTTatacaaattagaaaattatttaaCAGCTATTGATTATCTACGCATATCTTTATTAATCATTATTGTCGTTTTTTTAAGTTGGATTAATAATCCTAAGGAAAAAATTCAATTGTAAATTGGATCATGATAAACCAAGTTACTAGGTAACTTCATGCTGCTCTACAGCACCCAGCTGAGGACCTACAAGCCTggcactcccccccccaccacagAGTAGTGCTGTGCAGAGTACTTAGAAAACCTTAGTACCGCTACTgtaattttatatgaaaatatgtgTATTTTTCAATAAAGCACTTATAAATTAGTCTCTGTTTAGTTATATTGAAAAGGAGCATTACTTTCCTGCATAAATGACAATCAATCATTTATTGGTTTATTTCATCTCCACTAACACATCAGTCATTCACCATTTAAATACCTGACTTCATCAGAAACCGTTTgaacacttttttcttcttcctgccataaaaatacagtaatttgccttaaaaaaaaaattaaaaaaaaaaaaccctatgatgAAGCATCCTGGTTCTGCCTACGTTCCTAATGCTTCTGAGATAGATGTTTACAGCAAGTCAGCAGGCTGAAGCTGGGAAGCCAGGCTTCTACTTGAAAGTGCTGCACTCGGAGTCTGTCCTCTACACCCTTCTTCATGGCCTAACATATGTACAGCTGAAACTACCAACTCCAAACTATTACATGGTACTCATTGTACTCATTACAGTCTCTCTGTTCTGTTAGTTTAAGTAAACACAACTTACCTCTAACATATTCAGAAAAATACTTAAGCCTCAAGGTCCCCAATAATTTGGAGTACTGAACTAGATCCACCCTGACACTTCCGACAGAAGTAACTCTACTTAATGAGAGGTCTCCATAACCTGCTGTTAGAACCTACGCATACACAACACTGATAGCCAGTCACGGTTCACGAAGTTTACTCTTCAGGCAGTCCTTTGCCATTAGTCAGCTTTAACTAGGCCAGAGTCCAGCAGGAAAGTGCACGGTGCACCAGATCCACCATCTCTTAGGTTGCTactgttttctcttctttactGAAAGGTTGTACTGAGCCAGGCTTTACCCATGACAGGCCAGCAACATGAACACTTTTATTGTGCTGTTCATCAGGCTTCTTCTGGGCACAATCAAaaacagacattaaaaaaaaaaaaaaaaaaaaggactgatgAGCAAGCTGAGAGCCATGACTGGTTTCCCCAAGCTGTATGGACGGTGGCCTCCAGGGCAGCCCTGTCAAAGGCGGCCATGTACTTACCTTCTGAGTCAGCATCTTTTCTCTGGCCTCATCATGTACAGAAGGGTTCCACGGAGAAAAGCTTAAAGGgcaaaaaagattaaaaagtttATAGTTTTCTAAACATGTACAGCATTCATTTTTCAATAACTAAGGTAATTCTAATAAAACTTAAGAAACAAtttttagggtttctctgtgtagccctggctgtcctggaacttgcccttTAGACCAGGCTTAGCCTTAAATGCgggcctgcctgtgcctctcaaAGGCTGAGATTAGGTGTGCACCTCCACCCCATATCCCTGGCTAAAGAGCAAACTTTAATCAGTTGTTAGCTTGTATACTGATGTTCTCTGGTAATAACTTTACTAGCTTGTACTCTGATGTTCTCTGATAATTACTTCATATGAAGAGATTCATTCCTGTAAACCTCATACCACCCCtgaaatattatttaaagatgaagaaaacaaagcagagcGAAACCAAGTAATAGGTTTGGATGACGAGCAGAGCCTGTAAGCACCAGCACAGCGTGCTTCTACCCATGTCCACGAAAGCTATCGGACCTCCATTCTCACACGTTCTCTCCACCTCATCTGTTAGAGCGTCAGGGTGGATCTAGTTCAGGACAAGTATCTTTCTGAACATGTTAGAGGTAAGTTCTGTGTActtagagcagagagaaatgagttTGAAGTTGGTGGTTTCAGCTCTACTTATGATGGGCCATGAAGAAGGGTGTGGAGAACAGCTCACACTGAAAACTCCTCACATGGAAAGATGAAACGCACTTGACAGCTTCTCAGGAGAGCAGTCACTAAGCATATCACTCCTGACGGTGGGTAAGCCATGCAAAGCCTCTGGTTTAAGGCTAAGAGCCTGAGCGGCATTAGGAGTTGAGCTGACAGGAAGTGAAAAGCTCCAAGCTAACATATACTCACTCCTCTGCAGCCCTACTCTGAGCTCCTGTGGAAAACGGCAATATAAAGGACACAGCACTCACCTAATGGCGTAGGGGTCTTCTATCTTGGGCTGGTCAAAAAGACGGGCAGTACACACTTTAACACTGTCGACcactttacttttaaaaagttgaatGTCTTTTTCATACCTgtgttaaaagttttaaaaatttacccatttattttaaataacaaataaatttaTCTCAAATACTGTTTATCCTAAGTAACAAAGTAAGGGTCACATACAGCACTGCGGCCTCTGGGTTCAGGGGGCTCGTCGTGTCGATCTTGTAGAAGACTCTCCTCGCATACATTAACACCTGCCATATATGGTTATGGTTCCGCCTGCAGGGAGACCAGCGTGATTACCAGGCTTGTTCCCATGGCCGTGCCACTACAAGAAACACTGGTTCACTAACCTCCACTTTGCGAACGCTCTTTTCACATCCAGCTCACCCGAGGTGGGATCAACTAGTGGGTGAAAGACGGGAATATCAAACAGCAAGCGCTGtgggaaaagagagagacttCAGTGAGTGCTGTCAGCTGCTGGTCAGATCAGGCCGTTAACTGTAACCATTTTCCCGTATAGCGCTTTTGCAGAGATACCACCCTCCTCCTCTGCAGCATGGCCATTAGCAGCCATACAGTGAGTGGTGCAGCATGCCCCCAACCTTGCGCACACCCTGGGCAGAGAAAGGGTGAAGCTGCAGGCCGGGGAGCATGGCCGGAGGTAACAAAGCACCAACCCCACTGTTGGTTGTGGGAGACATACATTCGAGGAGACTGAGGTCATTACAAGATTTACAGTCTGAGAAGAATCAGGAAATCTGAAGGTCTCGCTTTCCCCTCAGTGAGTGAAGCTCTGCACAGACTCAGCTGCAGTCCTACTTACCGGACAGTCGCCATCAGGATAGTTATCAGGAATATACACCGTAAATTTGAATACGCCATCCTGATACAGCCCGTGCCGTATGAATATTACTCCAAACCACACTGCAGGAGAACATAAACATGCTAAACATGTCCGTCCCTCTGTGTCAGAGGACCCACACACTGTAAATGGAGATTGACTCCACAGCTTACCTAATGCAGAGCGGTAAGATGGCTGTACGTAGACTCCTGGCAGCTTCTGCTTCACTACCAGAGTACTGAAACAAGAGCGGTAGGATAGTCAGCTTGTGCAGTGGCTCAGTAAGTCAGGCCAGCCCACATTCTCTGAGACAAGGCAGCACGCCTCCATCGGCAGCTGGTGCCCAAACTATACAAACGGATTCATTCTAGTCTTGCACTGAACGTCTCCTAGACCATCACCCTCTTACTTCTAAAACAATCCATAGAGAAATTCAAGCTAATACAGGGTTCCAGATTCAAGAAGGCAAAGAATCAAGTTTTACTCTCAGAAACAGACCATTTTGGATATTAAAACTGAGGTAAACGAGCTGATGTGGTAGCCCCCACATTTAGTCTCAGCTCTTGGGGGCagaacaggtggatctctgtaagtcaAGTCTAGAGTCAactctacacagtgagaccctgtctcaaacacacacacacacacacacacacacacacacacatacacacacaacaacaaaaactcacaGTAAGATtaagataaatatatttataaaattattgcttttatcattATAAACTAAGGAGTTCACACATTCAAAAATGTAGTTTTTTACTATTAAAATGTGTTTGGGGGCTTTTTGGAAATACTACATTTGTACTACTAAATTAAAAGCGAACTGTTTTCAACTGCAATCATAGGTACTGAGAGTCCAGAGTTACCATCACTTAGCTGTCCGTGTAAATCCACCTCCCTGGGTCCCGGGATGAGACAGGCTTTAGGGGTAGTGTTGCTTGTGGAGGTGGCTAACATTTTGAGCTTCCAAACAATCCTGACTCAGTCAGACCCTCTGGGCCTTGCTAGAGAAGGTGAATACTGACACAAGGCAAGACGGAGTGTCATGGCAGAAAGATGCTACTGTTTTGTCTGGAACCCAGTTATATACTGGCCACCATTTTGGTTGGTACCCAGTGACCTGACACTGAAAAGGACAGTACTGATCAAGGCACTCTAAACACATTTATATGCAAATCCTGAAAATGTATAGGGAAACAGTGAATGgagctttttaaaagattaaaagattttatttttgtttttttgagacagagtttgtctgttagccctgactgtcctggaactcactttttaaacCAGgcttgcctctcaagtgctggaactccaggtgtgtgccaccacatctgctaagatttatttttatatgagcaTTCTGCCTGCCATGTATATAAAGGCATCATGTAAGTCCCTCatccccacagaggccagaaagggacatcagatccctttagTACAAACTATAGtaacaaatggctgtgagctaccatttgGACACTGGAAACTGAGCTACAGTTGTCTGCAAGTgtcaagtgctcttagctgctgaagcatctctccagccggaGCCTTGTCTATTACCTAAGTGCCTCACATTTATTTCTCAGCCCTTTCTAAATTACTTGTGTGCCCCACAAGTAACTTAGCTCTTGAATGCATGATAGACCCTACTACAACCATGACAGGTAGACCATCACCTTCCAAGTCCCTGAGATTTAGAGTAGAGAATCATGGCTAGCAGGTAGAGCGActcacagagacaatgtttgtCAGGAAAGGCAGCTTTGTATTTAGCACAGCCAGCTTTCAGTCACCACAATAGGAGCCTGTCCACCTCACTGCTCAGCCTCAAGACACAAGGCAGCCATTATGAGTGAAGAGAACACTGCTACACTACACTGAGGCCTCACACCCTCCGACCAGTTCAGCATCAGTACCCTGGGAGGAGTGATCAAGATGCTTTGAAAATaactgaactacagagaaacttAAAGATTACAGAAATGCAGAATTCCCCAGTGTTCTGTCCCTTTAATGAATGATCCAAACTACACAGTACTTGAACCCTTCTCTGTGTGGAGCAGTGTGTCACCAATACTGACATGCTGCACAGTGCACAGTCCCTGTCCTCTTAGCTTCACTGCAAGGGTAGGCTTGTGACGAGTCATGCAGGCTACTCCAAGGGAGTCTTCTAATTACAGATCTTCTGACACATAAAACAACAATACAAAATTATAAGTATTTTTCTGAGGACTGGCCAAGATAACTCCAGTGGTAAAGGTACCTGCCACCAAACCATGATGACCTGAGTctaattcctgggacccacataataAAGGAAGTAACTACAAGATGTCCTCTAACCCCACCTGTGCTCCCCggcccaataaataaataaataaataaataaatacacacactcacacacacacacacacgataaaatgtaaaggaaaaatgTTCAGCACTCTTAAGTTTTCTCTTCCAAGTCACTGTTTCTAGTTCCCTCACCTGCAGATGGCTGCCCCTGACCCTTCCCTACCGGAACCCGTCCCATCTCTCAGGGTGTTTCCTACAACGTGAGAACATGGAGCCCACACTCCACAGTGCGTGTGAGCCAAGAGGCTGCCACCCAGCCACTGCCCACTTACTCTAGAAAGCTCTTCCAGTGAAATGCCTCCCAGAAGGGAAGCCTGAAACTAAGCCACCAGGTTCCTGATCAATTGTGTGAAGCCCTGCGTTCCTTACTGTTCTCCAACATGGAGCAACCTGGGAACAAGTCTGAGCTGTACGATTAGTTCACCAATCTACCAGGAGACATGGCTTCATTCTTAACCTTCAGGGACACCATTCATAACTGACCAATCATCTGTGAAGGACTCACAATTCTGCAAGAAGCGAATATTCCAGGTAGAAGGGTCCATAAGAGGCATGGGTGCCGTTTGTTGACTGCGCTGCTGGGGCAGGAGACGTAGGCTTCGCTATGGGTAGAGCATTTTTGGGAATAGAAGGTAGCTGTTTTTTGGGTGCACTTCGTGGAGGACTGGTTTTCACATCTCCTGCTAATGTCTTCTCTTCACCTTCAGCTCGCTGTTCAAGATGAAATTGTGAGAGCATTTATGGCAACTCTGAAAACAGAGCACACTGTTAGCTCCGTCCTAGCTTCTAAGTTAGAGTTACTATTTACATAGAAATTCTCATACCATGATTAAGATGCCTTCAAATCCCTTGAGAAGGCAGGCCATAGAAGGAGCAAACAAGACTAAACAGGACTAAAGCAGTAAAAATCCCATTAGCTGCATCCCATAAGAAGAACACTGTCAAGCCTTTCACAAGCAACTGAAGCAGGACTGTAGTACATGCAGACACTATAGAAAGCTGGGCTGTGGAGTTCAGAGTAAGGAGGACAGATGACTGAAGTCAGTGGCCCCAGTTTGAGCAATGGGGTAGCAACAGGGAAGCAGAGCTATCATCTCACTTGCTTAGGTCACATTTGATCCTACTGTTGccacacctgcaactccagcataCACTGCCATCCTTAGAGATCTCAGAATGACCATAAACTAGCATCTCACTGGTGCTTCCCAGCCCCGTGTACAACAAAGGCCATTTCATTTGTTAGATAAAAACTCTATTATATGGATAGGGGAAAAGGTAATAATGTTATTGGCCTACAGGCGGAACTGAGCTTTTAAATGACTACTTGTTTATTTTAAGCTTTCCCaagaggaaatttttttttctttagatttttgtACTTATATTATTTCTTTGGGGCTGTGGCACACAtaagtcagaggacaaactcAGACTTGGCAACAAGTGCCTTTGAAGGCTGAGGTGTTTTTCCAGTCcacatatctgtgtgtgcatgtatattatacatatatataattttaaaactgcATGATAGCTCACACATAATCCCGACATTCAGTAGGCTAAGGCAAGAAGATTGTTATTTGAGGCAACCTAGACAACAGAGCACCAGGCTATCCTAGGATATATAGCAAGACTTGAtctcttaaaaagtaaagaaaaacattttaaatttaattctccCAACTCTTAGTTGACTTGACAGAAGTTTCAGTAGACAAAGGTTCAGAATGTGGCACAAATTTCATCATGCATAAtacaatctaaatgaaatgatcTTAGCACAACACTGATCATCAGAACTtctgatgtgagctctcagctaagAAACCCAATTTAATGAACACAGTGATTTTCttaaacataaaaccaggtaaTTTTTGGCTACAGTTTACAGATGGCTTTGCTATAGATCGGAGTTGCCGTCTGGTGGCTGTACCTACTTTGCGCACAGAGCCTGCAGACATGCTCCACAAAGGGTTCATTACGTGTGCTCCACACAAAGAACTTCAGCGCTGTGTCATCAAACTCTTCTGTCCTCAGCATTCACACTGCCTTGAAacaaatgggagaaatgcagatATACCCACACCAACAGTTAGGACAGGGCCTGACACCCTGGGCACATCATGCCAAGCAGTCCCCAACTTAAGAGGGCTGGGAATGTCATCAGAGAGCTCTAAGAATAATCCCTTCTCCACACCCTTCCAATGCAGACCCTAAATGCTTCTCACAACAAAAGACTGTACATAGCCAAGCATGCTAAGCCC
The Mus musculus strain C57BL/6J chromosome 8, GRCm38.p6 C57BL/6J genome window above contains:
- the Aktip gene encoding AKT-interacting protein isoform X6, whose amino-acid sequence is MLSQFHLEQRAEGEEKTLAGDVKTSPPRSAPKKQLPSIPKNALPIAKPTSPAPAAQSTNGTHASYGPFYLEYSLLAEFTLVVKQKLPGVYVQPSYRSALVWFGVIFIRHGLYQDGVFKFTVYIPDNYPDGDCPRLLFDIPVFHPLVDPTSGELDVKRAFAKWRRNHNHIWQVLMYARRVFYKIDTTSPLNPEAAVLYEKDIQLFKSKVVDSVKVCTARLFDQPKIEDPYAISFSPWNPSVHDEAREKMLTQKT
- the Aktip gene encoding AKT-interacting protein isoform X3, translating into MLSQFHLEQRAEGEEKTLAGDVKTSPPRSAPKKQLPSIPKNALPIAKPTSPAPAAQSTNGTHASYGPFYLEYSLLAEFTLVVKQKLPGVYVQPSYRSALVWFGVIFIRHGLYQDGVFKFTVYIPDNYPDGDCPRLLFDIPVFHPLVDPTSGELDVKRAFAKWRRNHNHIWQVLMYARRVFYKIDTTSPLNPEAAVLYEKDIQLFKSKVVDSVKVCTARLFDQPKIEDPYAISFSPWNPSVHDEAREKMLTQKKKPDEQHNKSVHVAGLSWVKPGSVQPFSKEEKTVAT
- the Aktip gene encoding AKT-interacting protein isoform X1 — its product is MNPLWSMSAGSVRKRAEGEEKTLAGDVKTSPPRSAPKKQLPSIPKNALPIAKPTSPAPAAQSTNGTHASYGPFYLEYSLLAEFTLVVKQKLPGVYVQPSYRSALVWFGVIFIRHGLYQDGVFKFTVYIPDNYPDGDCPRLLFDIPVFHPLVDPTSGELDVKRAFAKWRRNHNHIWQVLMYARRVFYKIDTTSPLNPEAAVLYEKDIQLFKSKVVDSVKVCTARLFDQPKIEDPYAISFSPWNPSVHDEAREKMLTQKKKPDEQHNKSVHVAGLSWVKPGSVQPFSKEEKTVAT
- the Aktip gene encoding AKT-interacting protein isoform X2; translation: MNPLWSMSAGSVRKRAEGEEKTLAGDVKTSPPRSAPKKQLPSIPKNALPIAKPTSPAPAAQSTNGTHASYGPFYLEYSLLAEFTLVVKQKLPGVYVQPSYRSALVWFGVIFIRHGLYQDGVFKFTVYIPDNYPDGDCPRLLFDIPVFHPLVDPTSGELDVKRAFAKWRRNHNHIWQVLMYARRVFYKIDTTSPLNPEAAVLYEKDIQLFKSKVVDSVKVCTARLFDQPKIEDPYAISFSPWNPSVHDEAREKMLTQKKPDEQHNKSVHVAGLSWVKPGSVQPFSKEEKTVAT
- the Aktip gene encoding AKT-interacting protein isoform X5; translation: MNPLWSMSAGSVRKRAEGEEKTLAGDVKTSPPRSAPKKQLPSIPKNALPIAKPTSPAPAAQSTNGTHASYGPFYLEYSLLAEFTLVVKQKLPGVYVQPSYRSALVWFGVIFIRHGLYQDGVFKFTVYIPDNYPDGDCPRLLFDIPVFHPLVDPTSGELDVKRAFAKWRRNHNHIWQVLMYARRVFYKIDTTSPLNPEAAVLYEKDIQLFKSKVVDSVKVCTARLFDQPKIEDPYAISFSPWNPSVHDEAREKMLTQKT
- the Aktip gene encoding AKT-interacting protein isoform X4, which gives rise to MLSQFHLEQRAEGEEKTLAGDVKTSPPRSAPKKQLPSIPKNALPIAKPTSPAPAAQSTNGTHASYGPFYLEYSLLAEFTLVVKQKLPGVYVQPSYRSALVWFGVIFIRHGLYQDGVFKFTVYIPDNYPDGDCPRLLFDIPVFHPLVDPTSGELDVKRAFAKWRRNHNHIWQVLMYARRVFYKIDTTSPLNPEAAVLYEKDIQLFKSKVVDSVKVCTARLFDQPKIEDPYAISFSPWNPSVHDEAREKMLTQKKPDEQHNKSVHVAGLSWVKPGSVQPFSKEEKTVAT